AAACGAAAAGAAAGAAACTGGAAATTATAAGTTTGTTATTCAACAAATTAAATAGGATTCAGCAAGCAGAGTGAAAATAAGAAATAACGTATAAACAATTAAATCGCAGTAAGATGAAAAAAGTATTATTAGTTAGTCTTTTGGCTATCGCAGGAGTAAGCATCAGTGCGCAGAATCTGATCAAAAATGAAAAGTTTGCTACGGAAGTAACGAACAAGGTAACCAATCCTAGCAAGGCTACGGCTGGTGAGTGGTTCATTATGAATAATGAGGCGGACGGAGTAACAACAATCGCTTGGGAGCAGACTGGAGATGCCAAGTATCCGAACGCGATGAAAATAGATAATTCGGGTGCTGAGAAGAATACATCCTGGTATAAAGCATTTCTTGGTCAACGTATTACAGATGGCTTGGAGAAAGGTATCTACGTGCTGACTTTCTATGCAAAAGCAAAGGAGGCAGGAACTCCGGTCAGTGTATATATCAAGCAGACGAATGAGGAAAAAAATGATAACGGTAAACTGAACACCACTTTTTTCATGCGCAGGGATTATGATGCTGACGCCCAGCCTAACGCTTCTGGGGCACAGTACAACTTCAAGATTAAAGATGCCGACAAATGGACAAAGGTCGTTGTTTACTATGATATGGGACAGGTAGTAAATGCAATCAGCAGCAAAAAATCAAAT
This sequence is a window from Bacteroides thetaiotaomicron VPI-5482. Protein-coding genes within it:
- a CDS encoding DUF4627 domain-containing protein, with protein sequence MKKVLLVSLLAIAGVSISAQNLIKNEKFATEVTNKVTNPSKATAGEWFIMNNEADGVTTIAWEQTGDAKYPNAMKIDNSGAEKNTSWYKAFLGQRITDGLEKGIYVLTFYAKAKEAGTPVSVYIKQTNEEKNDNGKLNTTFFMRRDYDADAQPNASGAQYNFKIKDADKWTKVVVYYDMGQVVNAISSKKSNPALEVSDTDDDAAILKDCYVAILGQNKGGVVEISDVTLKKK